Proteins from a genomic interval of Alosa alosa isolate M-15738 ecotype Scorff River chromosome 8, AALO_Geno_1.1, whole genome shotgun sequence:
- the LOC125298820 gene encoding acyl-coenzyme A thioesterase 6-like yields the protein MDDDKLLAGPGPFPGIVDLYTLGGGPSEPRASLLANKGFVVLALAFYRYKDLPKKVDKLDLEYFEEGVRFLQKHPKVKGSGVGVISISKSGDLALSMASFLSGIKAVVTINGCCANTLFPLKYKDTVIPALMADIKKAPLTEHGLLNISMILQDPAANENLASGIPVDRAECKFMFVASEDDMNWDSVFFAELAAQRLRDSGKENFEIVRYPKAGHFVDVPYMPFYPSGVHAAVGKVVTFGGEAKTNAHAQVDLWGRVQEFFHKHLDTGNAQHKAML from the exons atggatgatgataaattg CTTGCAGGGCCAGGACCCTTCCCTGGCATTGTGGATCTTTACACTCTAGGCGGTGGCCCATCAGAACCGAGAGCCAGTTTGCTGGCCAATAAAGGCTTTGTGGTACTCGCTCTGGCTTTTTACCGCTACAAGGATTTGCCTAAAAAAGTTGACAAACTAGATCTGGAGTACTTTGAAGAGGGAGTACGTTTCTTGCAGAAACACCCCAAA GTGAAAGGCTCTGGAGTTGGAGTTATTTCAATCTCCAAGAGTGGAGATCTAGCTCTCTCAATGGCATCATTCCTGTCAGGTATCAAAGCAGTTGTCACCATTAATGGTTGCTGTGCCAACACCCTTTTTCCCCTCAAATACAAAGATACCGTCATCCCTGCTCTCATGGCTGACATAAAGAAAGCACCCCTGACAGAGCACGGACTTCTTAACATCAGCATGATCTTGCAAGATCCTGCGGCCAATGAGAACCTGGCCTCTGGGATTCCCGTTGATCGTGCCGAATGCAAGTTCATGTTTGTAGCATCTGAAGACGACATGAACTGGGACAGTGTCTTTTTCGCAGAACTAGCTGCCCAACGACTGAGAGACAGTGGGAAGGAGAACTTTGAGATAGTGAGGTACCCCAAGGCAGGACACTTTGTGGACGTTCCCTACATGCCCTTCTACCCCTCTGGCGTTCATGCGGCAGTGGGTAAAGTGGTGACGTTTGGAGGAGAGGCTAAAACTAACGCACACGCTCAGGTAGACTTGTGGGGGAGAGTTCAGGAGTTTTTCCACAAGCATTTAGACACAGGCAACGCTCAGCATAAAGCAATGCTGTAA
- the LOC125298819 gene encoding acyl-coenzyme A thioesterase 6-like produces the protein MLVVHLFVLEYPPGPGPFPGIVDLYTLGGGPSEPRASLLANKGFVVLALAFYRYKDLPKKVDKLDLEYFEEGVRFLQKHPKVKGSGVGVISISKSGDLALSMASFLSGIKAVVTINGCCANTVFPLKYKDTIIPALMGDLKKVTLTEQGLLDLSKAMSDPTANENLATVIPVECADCNFMFVASEDDMNWDSVFFAELAAQRLRDSGKENFEIVRYPKAGHFVDVPYMPFYPSGVHAAVGEVVTFGGEAKTNAHAQVELWGRVQEFFQKHLDTGNAQH, from the exons atgttggtTGTCCATCTGTTtg ttctggaataccccccag GGCCAGGACCCTTCCCTGGCATTGTGGATCTTTACACTCTAGGCGGTGGCCCATCAGAACCGAGAGCCAGTTTGCTGGCCAATAAAGGCTTTGTGGTACTCGCTCTGGCTTTTTACCGCTACAAGGATTTGCCTAAAAAAGTTGACAAACTAGATCTGGAGTACTTTGAAGAGGGAGTACGTTTCTTGCAGAAACACCCCAAA GTGAAAGGCTCTGGAGTTGGAGTTATTTCAATCTCCAAGAGTGGAGATCTAGCTCTCTCAATGGCATCATTCCTGTCAGGTATCAAAGCAGTTGTCACCATTAATGGTTGCTGTGCCAACACCGTCTTTCCCCTCAAATACAAAGATACCATCATCCCTGCTCTCATGGGTGACTTAAAGAAAGTAACCCTGACCGAGCAAGGACTTTTGGACCTCAGCAAGGCCATGTCAGATCCCACGGCCAATGAGAACCTGGCCACTGTTATTCCCGTTGAGTGTGCTGACTGCAATTTCATGTTTGTAGCATCTGAAGACGACATGAACTGGGACAGTGTCTTTTTCGCAGAACTAGCTGCCCAACGACTGAGAGACAGTGGGAAGGAGAACTTTGAGATAGTGAGGTACCCCAAGGCAGGACACTTTGTGGACGTTCCCTACATGCCCTTCTACCCCTCTGGCGTCCATGCGGCAGTGGGTGAAGTGGTGACGTTTGGAGGAGAGGCTAAAACTAACGCACACGCTCAGGTAGAGTTGTGGGGGAGAGTTCAGGAGTTTTTCCAGAAGCATTTAGACACCGGCAACGCTCAGCATTAA